In Pseudoalteromonas marina, a genomic segment contains:
- the fbaA gene encoding class II fructose-bisphosphate aldolase, producing the protein MNDLSQTILPGVIVGDEVSAIYNHARANQYALPAVNVVSTTSINATLEAAKEMKSPVIIQLSNGGAQFFCGKGLSLPEQQGAVLGAVSAARYVHSVAAHYEIPVMLHTDHAAKKLLPWIDGLLDEGERHFRLTGKPLFSSHMIDLSEEPLEENIEICERYLARMAKIGMTLEIELGCTGGEEDGVDNSHLDSSALYTQPEDVAYAYERLTAISPNFIIAASFGNVHGVYKPGNVVLTPTILKDSQAYVAKKFNLPSNSINFVFHGGSGSEEEKIAESLTYGVVKMNIDTDTQWACWNGVLDYYNSNEAYLQGQIGNPNGDDKPNKKYYDPRVWLRHSEQHMVTRLIQCFKDLNCVNRYSL; encoded by the coding sequence ATGAACGATTTATCTCAAACTATTTTACCTGGCGTAATAGTGGGTGACGAGGTAAGTGCAATATATAACCATGCGCGTGCTAACCAGTATGCGCTGCCAGCTGTAAATGTAGTTAGCACAACCTCAATTAATGCAACTCTTGAAGCCGCGAAAGAAATGAAGTCACCGGTTATTATTCAGCTTTCAAATGGGGGTGCACAGTTTTTTTGTGGTAAAGGCCTCTCATTACCAGAACAACAAGGTGCAGTACTTGGTGCGGTGAGCGCAGCTAGGTATGTACATAGTGTTGCGGCGCACTACGAAATCCCCGTTATGCTTCATACCGATCACGCAGCCAAAAAATTATTACCATGGATTGATGGTTTGTTGGATGAGGGTGAAAGGCATTTTAGATTGACAGGTAAGCCGTTGTTTAGCTCACACATGATCGATTTATCTGAAGAGCCGCTAGAAGAGAACATAGAGATATGTGAGCGCTACCTAGCACGCATGGCTAAAATAGGAATGACACTAGAAATTGAGCTTGGTTGTACAGGCGGAGAAGAAGACGGTGTTGATAATTCCCACCTTGATAGCTCAGCGCTTTATACGCAGCCAGAAGATGTTGCTTACGCTTATGAACGCTTAACTGCTATTAGTCCTAATTTTATCATTGCCGCTTCTTTTGGCAACGTGCATGGTGTTTATAAACCAGGAAATGTTGTCCTTACGCCTACTATTTTAAAAGATTCGCAAGCATATGTAGCGAAAAAATTTAACTTACCGAGTAATTCAATTAACTTTGTATTTCACGGGGGCAGTGGTTCAGAGGAAGAAAAAATTGCAGAGTCATTAACGTATGGCGTAGTTAAAATGAATATTGATACCGATACGCAGTGGGCATGTTGGAATGGTGTTTTAGATTACTACAACAGCAACGAGGCCTATCTACAAGGTCAAATTGGTAACCCTAACGGTGATGATAAACCTAACAAAAAGTACTATGACCCACGCGTGTGGCTTCGTCACTCTGAGCAGCATATGGTAACAAGACTTATCCAGTGCTTTAAAGATCTTAATTGTGTAAATCGGTATAGCTTATGA
- a CDS encoding NAD(P)-dependent oxidoreductase yields MSKPVIGFIGLGLMGGNMAENLQNKGYELIVMDLSKDAVAACVARGAKTASTAKELASGADIVMLCLTTSAVVEKIVYADDGILAGIKEGAVLVDFGTSIPSSTKKIGADLAAKGAGMIDAPLGRTPAHAKDGLLNIMASGDMATFNKVKSVLEDQGENVFHLGDLGAGHTTKLINNFMGMTTVCAMSQAFAVAELAGVDRQQLFDIMSTGPSNSPFMHFCKNYAVDNVSDLGFSIANANKDLGYFLQMVEDLGTQSKIAEGSSANLQAAFDAGMGQGNVPEIFDYFKKLEK; encoded by the coding sequence ATGTCAAAACCTGTAATCGGTTTCATCGGTCTAGGCCTTATGGGCGGCAATATGGCCGAAAATTTACAAAACAAAGGCTATGAGCTGATTGTTATGGATTTAAGCAAAGATGCAGTTGCTGCATGTGTTGCTCGAGGCGCAAAAACAGCAAGCACGGCGAAAGAACTTGCTTCAGGTGCAGATATTGTAATGCTTTGTCTAACAACTTCAGCTGTAGTTGAAAAAATTGTTTACGCAGATGATGGTATTTTAGCTGGGATCAAAGAAGGCGCAGTGCTTGTGGACTTCGGTACATCGATACCATCTTCAACTAAAAAAATTGGTGCTGACTTAGCTGCTAAGGGTGCTGGTATGATTGACGCGCCATTAGGTCGTACACCTGCACATGCCAAAGATGGTTTATTAAATATTATGGCGTCTGGCGATATGGCGACCTTTAATAAAGTGAAATCTGTATTAGAAGACCAAGGCGAGAACGTTTTTCACTTAGGTGATTTAGGCGCTGGCCACACAACTAAGTTAATCAATAACTTTATGGGAATGACGACTGTATGTGCTATGTCACAAGCGTTTGCTGTTGCAGAGCTTGCAGGTGTAGACCGTCAGCAATTGTTCGACATAATGTCTACTGGTCCGTCAAATTCTCCGTTTATGCATTTTTGTAAAAACTACGCGGTTGATAATGTAAGCGACTTAGGTTTTTCTATCGCCAATGCAAATAAAGACTTAGGCTATTTTTTACAAATGGTTGAAGATTTAGGCACTCAATCAAAAATTGCTGAAGGTTCGTCTGCTAACTTACAAGCTGCATTTGACGCAGGTATGGGTCAAGGCAACGTGCCAGAGATATTTGATTACTTCAAAAAACTAGAAAAGTAA
- a CDS encoding heparinase II/III domain-containing protein yields the protein MNFFKRTTHIKAAFLGLFSLLLSSVASAGSHPNLVITIDDVKLMRQAIKDEGQFATAYKDLKARVDKQIKQPITVPVPKDGGGGYTHERHKKNYQVMYNAGIIYQLSEDDKYADYVRDMLLEYAALYPTLDVHPKRKVKSQNPGKLFWQSLNEAMWLVYTIQAYDLIYDSLSAAQVKTIEDDLIRPVSLFTSEGQPSTFNKVHNHGTWATAGVGMAGYVLDEPEWVEKSLYDLDKSGKGGFIKQLEMLFSPQGYYNEGPYYQRFALLPFVTFAKAIENNEPQRNIFEYRDGVLLKAIDTTIQLSYNGLFFPINDAIKSKGIDTIELVHGVTAAYGLTNNTGYLDIAKKQNQTILSGDGLKVAQALDNQMQTPYEFRSVAFGDGNDGKQGALVVMRTQVGGDQAVLFKPAAQGLGHGHFDKLTWQFYDRGNEIVSDYGAARFLNVEAKFGGRYLPENETYAKHTVAHNTVVVDETSHFNANVKVGNNNHPTLNYFTTNEFGTVANGSISSAYKNVELERTLALINLPELDSTITLDIFNANAKTKHQFDLPLHYKGQLIDTSFDLKANASQLSALGSNNGYQHLWLKAQATPQNGLAKVTWLNDNGRFYTQTSLVSGDEKFLFTQIGANDPHFNLRNENGFIRRVEDQKQHTFVSILEPHGEYNPSKEYTLEAVSRVSAANYIEQDNLLLVHLIIKNKAYLVAINKAHSKASNTFTFKNKSFTLNDRLGVYALKNN from the coding sequence ATGAATTTTTTTAAACGAACAACACACATAAAAGCTGCTTTTTTAGGTTTATTTTCATTGTTACTGTCATCAGTAGCCAGTGCTGGGTCACATCCAAACCTTGTAATCACAATTGACGATGTAAAGCTCATGCGCCAAGCAATAAAGGATGAGGGACAGTTTGCAACGGCGTATAAAGATTTAAAAGCGCGAGTAGATAAGCAAATAAAGCAGCCTATCACGGTGCCAGTACCAAAAGATGGTGGGGGCGGATATACGCACGAACGCCATAAAAAGAACTATCAGGTAATGTACAACGCGGGGATTATTTATCAATTAAGCGAAGACGATAAATATGCTGATTATGTTCGTGACATGTTGCTTGAATACGCAGCACTTTACCCAACACTTGACGTTCATCCAAAGCGTAAAGTTAAATCACAAAACCCTGGCAAGCTATTTTGGCAAAGCCTGAATGAAGCTATGTGGCTTGTTTATACCATACAAGCTTACGACCTTATTTATGATTCATTAAGCGCAGCACAGGTTAAAACAATAGAGGATGATTTAATACGCCCTGTTTCATTGTTTACATCAGAGGGTCAACCATCAACGTTTAATAAGGTACACAACCATGGTACATGGGCCACGGCTGGTGTAGGTATGGCAGGTTATGTATTAGACGAGCCAGAGTGGGTGGAAAAATCGTTGTACGACCTAGACAAGTCGGGTAAAGGTGGTTTTATTAAGCAATTAGAAATGCTGTTTTCACCACAAGGCTACTACAACGAAGGTCCGTATTATCAGCGTTTTGCATTATTGCCATTTGTTACGTTTGCTAAAGCAATAGAGAATAACGAGCCGCAACGTAATATTTTTGAATACCGCGATGGTGTGCTACTCAAAGCGATTGATACCACTATTCAACTTAGCTACAACGGTTTATTCTTCCCAATTAATGACGCTATAAAAAGTAAAGGTATCGACACTATTGAGCTGGTTCATGGCGTTACAGCAGCTTATGGGCTAACAAACAACACCGGTTATTTAGATATTGCGAAAAAACAAAACCAGACAATTTTATCTGGCGATGGTTTAAAAGTAGCTCAAGCGCTAGACAATCAAATGCAAACACCTTACGAGTTTAGATCTGTAGCGTTTGGTGATGGTAATGATGGTAAGCAAGGCGCGCTTGTGGTTATGAGAACGCAAGTAGGTGGTGATCAAGCTGTTTTATTTAAACCTGCGGCACAAGGTTTAGGCCATGGCCATTTTGATAAATTGACTTGGCAGTTTTATGATCGAGGTAACGAAATTGTATCTGACTATGGCGCGGCTCGTTTTTTAAACGTTGAAGCTAAGTTTGGTGGTCGTTATCTTCCAGAAAATGAAACCTACGCCAAGCATACCGTTGCACACAATACAGTTGTGGTAGATGAAACATCTCATTTCAATGCTAATGTAAAAGTGGGGAACAACAATCACCCAACACTAAATTACTTCACTACCAATGAGTTTGGTACTGTGGCAAACGGTTCAATTAGCTCGGCTTACAAAAACGTAGAGCTAGAGCGAACCCTTGCTTTAATAAACTTACCAGAGCTTGATAGCACTATTACATTAGACATTTTTAATGCCAATGCTAAGACTAAACATCAATTTGATTTACCCCTTCACTATAAAGGGCAGCTCATTGACACAAGTTTTGACTTAAAAGCGAATGCATCACAGCTATCTGCATTAGGCAGTAATAATGGTTACCAGCATTTATGGCTTAAAGCACAAGCAACACCTCAAAATGGCCTTGCTAAGGTGACATGGCTCAATGATAACGGACGCTTTTATACGCAAACAAGTTTAGTTTCGGGCGATGAAAAATTCTTGTTTACTCAAATTGGTGCAAACGATCCACACTTTAATTTACGTAATGAAAATGGCTTTATTCGTCGCGTAGAAGATCAAAAACAGCATACGTTTGTATCTATCTTAGAGCCTCACGGTGAATATAACCCTAGTAAAGAATATACCCTAGAGGCTGTTAGCCGTGTGTCAGCTGCCAACTATATCGAGCAGGATAATTTATTGCTCGTGCATTTAATCATTAAGAACAAAGCCTACTTAGTCGCTATTAATAAAGCGCACAGCAAAGCAAGCAACACATTCACATTTAAAAATAAGTCATTCACCTTAAACGACCGACTTGGCGTTTATGCGTTGAAGAATAATTAG
- a CDS encoding DksA/TraR family C4-type zinc finger protein — protein MASGWARDGAIQEQIDASVNDAVQYARRNLITGASAEICDECDEKIPQARRLALPGVRYCISCQAELEGLPSNSNAFNRRGSKDSQLR, from the coding sequence ATGGCAAGTGGATGGGCGCGAGATGGCGCAATTCAAGAGCAAATAGATGCAAGTGTTAACGATGCAGTACAATACGCAAGAAGAAACTTAATCACTGGAGCTAGTGCTGAGATTTGCGATGAGTGTGACGAGAAAATACCACAAGCAAGAAGGCTAGCATTACCAGGCGTACGCTACTGCATTTCATGTCAAGCAGAATTAGAAGGACTACCAAGCAATTCTAACGCGTTCAATCGCCGTGGTAGTAAAGATAGTCAACTACGATAA
- a CDS encoding cupin domain-containing protein, with protein sequence MQKQSAHFSFGDKTEIEDLGNGLKRQMLGFNEELMAVKIWFEKGAIGYNHAHRHSQVTYVVEGEFHFNIDGVTEILRPGDSCFIPPFADHGATCPTGGILIDTFSPAREDFLEE encoded by the coding sequence ATGCAAAAGCAAAGTGCACATTTTTCATTTGGTGACAAAACTGAAATTGAAGATTTAGGTAATGGTTTAAAGCGTCAAATGTTAGGTTTTAACGAAGAGCTTATGGCCGTTAAAATTTGGTTTGAAAAAGGCGCAATTGGTTATAACCATGCCCATAGACACTCACAAGTAACCTATGTAGTTGAAGGTGAATTTCACTTTAACATTGACGGCGTCACTGAAATTTTAAGACCCGGTGACAGCTGTTTTATTCCTCCGTTTGCAGATCATGGCGCTACATGCCCAACAGGTGGTATTTTAATCGATACTTTTAGTCCAGCTCGTGAAGACTTTCTTGAGGAATAA
- the eda gene encoding bifunctional 4-hydroxy-2-oxoglutarate aldolase/2-dehydro-3-deoxy-phosphogluconate aldolase, whose product MTRFSELMSGQTLLPIIQADTPEQGVQIAKAMAKAGLTLVEVVLRTDASIDALKAIKEQVPELKVGAGTVINEAILQQAIEAGSDFIVTPAVSPKLLTALTKCGVPVLPGVSNTGDILMALEYGFEEQKLFPASLAGGAPFVSAVSSVFRAVSFCPTGGVSESNKMDYLSLNNVFAVGGTWVAKKEWVAQENWQAITDSCIQAIK is encoded by the coding sequence ATGACTCGCTTTTCTGAACTTATGTCAGGGCAAACTCTGCTACCTATAATTCAAGCTGATACCCCAGAGCAGGGTGTTCAAATTGCAAAAGCTATGGCTAAAGCAGGCCTTACTTTGGTTGAAGTTGTGCTAAGAACAGACGCCTCAATTGATGCTTTAAAAGCGATTAAAGAGCAAGTCCCAGAGCTTAAAGTTGGCGCAGGTACCGTTATTAACGAAGCTATTTTACAGCAAGCAATTGAAGCAGGTTCTGATTTTATTGTAACCCCAGCGGTATCTCCTAAATTACTAACTGCACTAACAAAGTGTGGTGTTCCTGTTTTACCCGGCGTATCAAATACCGGTGATATTCTAATGGCGCTAGAGTATGGCTTTGAGGAGCAAAAATTATTCCCTGCATCGCTAGCAGGAGGGGCTCCGTTTGTGTCGGCTGTATCGAGTGTATTTAGAGCGGTTAGCTTTTGCCCAACGGGTGGGGTAAGTGAAAGTAACAAAATGGATTATCTTTCTTTAAATAATGTATTTGCTGTAGGTGGTACATGGGTTGCTAAAAAGGAATGGGTTGCACAAGAAAACTGGCAAGCTATTACAGACTCATGTATTCAAGCAATAAAATAG
- the gloA gene encoding lactoylglutathione lyase: MRLLHTMLRVTDLEKSIAFYTHVLGMKELRRSENEEYRYTLAFIGYGDEKDTTVLELTYNWDQSSYSLGDAYGHIAIEFEDIYKACDDIKAAGGNISREPGPVKGGTTQIAFVKDPDGYAIELIQKKS; encoded by the coding sequence ATGCGCTTATTACACACTATGCTTCGCGTTACAGATTTAGAAAAATCCATTGCGTTTTACACGCATGTTCTTGGTATGAAAGAGCTACGTCGCTCTGAAAATGAAGAGTACCGGTACACGTTGGCCTTTATAGGCTATGGCGACGAAAAAGATACAACCGTCCTTGAGCTAACATACAACTGGGATCAAAGTAGTTACAGCTTAGGAGACGCCTACGGGCACATCGCCATTGAATTTGAAGACATATATAAAGCGTGCGATGACATAAAAGCGGCAGGTGGAAATATAAGTCGAGAACCCGGCCCAGTTAAAGGTGGGACAACCCAAATTGCATTCGTTAAAGACCCTGATGGGTATGCAATTGAGCTTATTCAGAAAAAATCATAA
- a CDS encoding sugar kinase, with protein MNTIYFMGECMVELRAMSAATLHQSFAGDVYNSAVYLKRCFPEVSTSVITALGQDNLSKKMRERFESEQLDTQYVFSHESKVPGMYYIETDEHGERSFIYWRSDSAAKKTVEFLNAECVDQLCQGDMFFFSGISLAIVDKTSRDQFWKVLEQLKSAGVKIVFDPNYRARLWDSVEDTKAQYHLAFSLADITLPGVEDLTTLYDVHSVEAVIEYLKPYQINEIVVKNGPESVITQQNNTLQTHTIIPVKTVVDTTSAGDAFNGVYLGARLSGKSIAAAVQLGAKAAGAVIQQPGAIAPKDVFQHAMVEAGI; from the coding sequence ATGAATACTATTTATTTTATGGGTGAATGCATGGTAGAGCTCAGGGCTATGAGCGCTGCTACGTTACATCAATCTTTTGCAGGCGATGTATATAATTCAGCGGTATATTTGAAACGCTGTTTTCCTGAAGTAAGCACATCTGTAATTACGGCTTTAGGGCAAGACAACCTAAGTAAAAAAATGCGCGAACGCTTTGAAAGTGAGCAGCTTGATACACAGTATGTATTTAGCCACGAAAGCAAAGTGCCCGGCATGTACTACATTGAGACAGATGAGCACGGTGAGCGAAGCTTTATATATTGGCGAAGTGATTCGGCGGCGAAAAAAACAGTTGAGTTTTTAAATGCCGAGTGCGTTGACCAATTATGCCAAGGTGATATGTTTTTCTTCTCAGGGATTTCTTTAGCCATCGTAGATAAAACATCACGTGATCAATTCTGGAAAGTTTTAGAGCAACTAAAAAGTGCTGGGGTTAAAATTGTATTTGATCCTAACTACCGAGCTCGTTTGTGGGACAGTGTTGAGGATACTAAGGCGCAGTATCATTTAGCATTTAGCCTTGCAGATATAACTCTACCAGGAGTTGAAGACCTTACAACATTATATGATGTTCACAGCGTTGAGGCGGTAATAGAGTACTTAAAGCCATATCAAATTAATGAGATTGTGGTAAAAAATGGTCCAGAATCTGTTATTACACAACAAAACAACACACTTCAAACCCACACAATAATACCTGTCAAGACGGTGGTGGATACAACGTCAGCGGGCGATGCCTTTAATGGTGTTTATTTAGGCGCTCGACTTTCAGGTAAGTCAATTGCGGCAGCAGTTCAACTTGGCGCTAAAGCAGCCGGAGCTGTGATTCAACAACCGGGTGCAATTGCACCAAAAGATGTTTTTCAACATGCAATGGTTGAAGCTGGTATCTAA
- a CDS encoding polysaccharide lyase 6 family protein: protein MRLINTIKLSLVLIGCLSTHIAAKDYFVEDQQAFNDIAANLLAGDKVILKNGTWSDFEILLQGQGKKNAPITLTAETHGSVILSGQSNLRLAGQYLEVSGLVFKDGYTPSSAVIEFRRNKKELAYHSRVTNVVIDNYNNPDKRESDYWVALYGQHNRFDHSHLVGKRNKGVTVAVRLNTPQSQQNHHKIDNNYFGYRPTFGSNGGETLRIGTSHYSLTDSYTLVENNYFERTNGEVEIISVKSGKNTLKNNVFYEARGTLTLRHGNGNLIEENVFIGNGVDHTGGIRVINKDQIVKNNYLEGLTGYRFGSGFTVMNGVPNSSINRYHQVENATIENNTFVNVRHIQLAAGSDAERSAVPINSTMSNNLIVNQGGNQPFTTFDDVTGLVLSNNVANTNVIDELAYGVEKQDIKLKKAKNGLFYPVSKKLNVGVKRDLKVLQKEEVGVSWYPKTPALTAFDSGKTINVKAGADALLNAIENANTGDVLVLAPGQYDISKLVKINKTLTIKAKKEGQSKLTFQRSTIFEIHDGGSLKIDGLSISGENAPDAIGNSVVRTQKWGMIENYRFEMTNTEINALDINHSFHFFVTGKGAMADTVVLNNNTFNEITGDVLRLNTEIEDLGVYNAEYVTVTGNSFKNVKGSLVKLYRGGSDESTFGPHFEMKNNTLNNVGLGKRNKEKASIYVHGVQVTNIENNEFTNSAPIVVEHTVGEPITKVLKNTFKETPTPSVKELRVEGPHTAILENNNVISEGQ from the coding sequence ATGCGTTTGATTAATACAATAAAGCTTAGTCTAGTTCTCATCGGTTGCCTATCAACACACATAGCGGCCAAAGATTATTTTGTAGAGGACCAACAGGCTTTCAACGATATTGCAGCAAACCTACTTGCAGGCGATAAAGTTATTCTTAAAAATGGAACTTGGTCTGATTTTGAAATTTTATTACAGGGCCAGGGTAAAAAAAATGCACCTATTACGTTAACAGCTGAAACACATGGCAGCGTTATTTTATCAGGCCAATCTAACCTTCGTCTTGCGGGTCAATATCTTGAAGTGTCGGGTTTAGTTTTTAAAGATGGCTATACACCCAGTTCAGCAGTAATTGAGTTTCGTCGAAATAAAAAAGAGTTAGCTTACCACTCTCGTGTTACCAACGTTGTGATCGACAATTATAATAATCCAGATAAGCGAGAGTCAGATTATTGGGTAGCACTATACGGCCAACACAATAGATTTGACCACAGTCACCTTGTGGGAAAAAGAAATAAAGGCGTGACAGTCGCTGTTCGATTAAATACTCCTCAAAGCCAACAAAATCATCACAAAATTGACAATAATTATTTTGGCTACCGTCCTACATTTGGATCTAATGGTGGCGAAACACTACGAATAGGTACAAGTCATTATTCTTTAACTGACTCGTATACCTTGGTTGAAAATAACTACTTTGAACGCACTAATGGTGAAGTTGAAATAATATCTGTTAAGTCAGGTAAAAATACCCTTAAAAATAATGTGTTTTATGAAGCTCGAGGCACACTAACGCTACGCCACGGGAATGGAAATCTCATAGAAGAAAACGTATTTATTGGTAATGGTGTTGATCATACTGGCGGTATTCGCGTAATCAACAAAGACCAAATTGTTAAAAATAACTACCTAGAAGGGTTAACTGGCTACCGCTTCGGGAGTGGTTTCACTGTGATGAACGGCGTACCTAATTCGTCAATTAATCGCTACCATCAGGTAGAAAACGCCACAATCGAAAATAATACATTCGTAAATGTACGTCACATACAGCTCGCGGCAGGAAGTGATGCTGAACGCAGTGCAGTCCCAATAAACAGCACAATGAGCAACAATTTGATTGTAAATCAAGGTGGTAATCAGCCATTTACAACATTTGACGACGTGACTGGTTTAGTACTTAGTAATAATGTTGCCAATACCAACGTGATAGATGAGCTAGCTTATGGTGTAGAAAAGCAAGATATAAAGCTAAAAAAAGCCAAAAATGGATTATTTTACCCAGTATCTAAAAAGTTAAATGTAGGCGTTAAACGCGACTTAAAAGTATTACAAAAAGAAGAGGTAGGTGTTAGTTGGTATCCTAAAACACCTGCATTAACAGCATTTGATTCGGGCAAAACAATCAATGTTAAAGCGGGTGCAGATGCTTTATTAAATGCTATTGAAAATGCTAATACAGGTGATGTATTGGTATTGGCACCTGGTCAATACGATATTTCTAAATTAGTAAAAATAAACAAAACACTTACCATAAAGGCAAAGAAAGAAGGCCAATCAAAGCTTACCTTTCAACGTTCTACCATATTTGAAATTCATGATGGCGGCAGCTTAAAAATTGATGGTTTATCAATTTCAGGTGAGAACGCCCCTGACGCTATTGGTAACAGTGTGGTTCGTACACAAAAGTGGGGAATGATAGAAAATTACCGCTTTGAAATGACAAATACAGAAATCAATGCATTAGATATTAATCATTCATTTCATTTTTTTGTCACTGGTAAAGGGGCTATGGCCGATACCGTTGTATTAAATAATAATACATTTAATGAAATTACGGGTGATGTATTACGCCTAAATACAGAAATTGAAGACTTAGGTGTTTACAACGCAGAGTACGTGACGGTTACGGGCAATAGCTTTAAAAATGTAAAAGGCAGTTTAGTAAAACTCTACCGAGGCGGGTCTGACGAGAGTACATTTGGCCCTCATTTTGAGATGAAAAATAATACGCTTAACAATGTTGGCCTTGGTAAACGCAATAAAGAAAAAGCCAGTATTTATGTTCATGGTGTGCAGGTAACTAATATTGAAAATAACGAGTTCACTAATTCTGCACCCATAGTCGTTGAGCATACTGTTGGCGAGCCAATCACAAAAGTATTAAAAAATACATTTAAAGAAACACCCACCCCAAGTGTAAAAGAACTAAGAGTTGAAGGTCCGCATACCGCAATTCTTGAAAATAACAACGTGATAAGCGAGGGGCAGTAA
- a CDS encoding MFS transporter yields the protein MQLKGLRWWVIALIALATIINYIDRQALSVLWPDIVEEMFPDESALERKQIYANISIVFVFAYAFGQAIFGKIFDWVGTRFGFVLSIGVWSLATIAHAFAQGVLSLSIFRAILGVAEAGNWPGAAKGNAEWFPTKERALAQGIFNSGAAIGGIIAIPLIAYLTVYFSWQMVFVFVGALGFLWLVPWLILVKAPPSSHPWISEEEREYILTGQRRVDDNGDVTAEDEEEYNPSTGELLSRKQSWGVIIASAAIDPIWWLFVFWIPIYLNEVYAMDVKSIGIYGWVPYVGAMFGAWFGGLLAQNRLKSGWNTDKTRKLTITLGCLIMLPALLAMANPGGPTTAVLIMAVILFGFQTAIGNVQTLPSDLLGKKAVGTLSGFSGMAAKLGAVGLTSLVPILTADGNYAPAFIIGASLAIIAMAAVWILIPKIEPLKKPD from the coding sequence ATGCAACTTAAAGGCTTACGCTGGTGGGTTATTGCGTTAATCGCGTTAGCAACCATCATTAATTATATCGACCGCCAAGCACTTAGTGTGCTTTGGCCGGATATTGTAGAAGAAATGTTCCCTGATGAATCAGCATTAGAACGTAAACAAATATACGCAAATATTTCCATCGTGTTTGTGTTTGCCTACGCATTTGGCCAAGCTATTTTTGGTAAAATATTTGACTGGGTGGGCACCCGTTTTGGTTTTGTTTTATCAATTGGTGTGTGGTCGTTGGCAACCATTGCGCATGCATTTGCACAAGGTGTTTTAAGCCTGAGTATTTTTCGTGCCATTTTAGGAGTAGCTGAAGCCGGTAACTGGCCAGGCGCTGCCAAGGGAAACGCTGAGTGGTTCCCAACTAAAGAACGCGCACTCGCACAGGGTATTTTTAACTCTGGTGCTGCAATTGGTGGCATTATCGCTATTCCTCTAATCGCTTACTTAACAGTGTATTTTAGCTGGCAAATGGTGTTTGTTTTTGTAGGTGCCTTGGGTTTTCTATGGTTAGTTCCATGGTTAATTTTAGTAAAAGCGCCACCAAGTTCTCACCCTTGGATAAGCGAAGAAGAGCGCGAGTACATTTTAACAGGTCAAAGACGTGTTGATGATAACGGCGATGTAACAGCCGAAGACGAAGAAGAATATAACCCTTCTACTGGCGAGTTGCTTTCACGTAAACAAAGCTGGGGTGTAATTATAGCTTCTGCGGCGATTGACCCAATCTGGTGGTTATTCGTTTTCTGGATCCCTATTTATCTAAACGAAGTGTATGCCATGGATGTTAAATCTATTGGTATATATGGCTGGGTTCCTTATGTAGGCGCAATGTTTGGTGCATGGTTTGGTGGTCTACTTGCTCAAAATAGACTTAAATCAGGTTGGAATACTGACAAAACACGCAAGCTCACTATTACACTTGGTTGTTTAATCATGCTTCCTGCATTACTTGCCATGGCTAACCCAGGTGGACCCACAACAGCTGTTCTTATCATGGCCGTTATTTTGTTTGGCTTTCAAACTGCTATTGGTAATGTTCAAACTTTACCAAGTGACTTACTGGGCAAAAAAGCGGTGGGTACCTTATCTGGTTTTTCTGGCATGGCTGCAAAACTAGGTGCGGTAGGTCTTACGTCACTTGTACCAATATTAACCGCTGATGGTAATTATGCTCCGGCATTCATAATTGGTGCATCACTTGCCATTATAGCAATGGCTGCAGTGTGGATTTTAATCCCTAAAATTGAACCTCTTAAAAAGCCTGATTAA